From a single Mesorhizobium shangrilense genomic region:
- a CDS encoding heavy-metal-associated domain-containing protein: MLKLNVPDMTCGHCAGVVTKAIQSVDAGAEVGVDLTTQTVTIQASSDDAAFTQALDVAGYPATVSAA, translated from the coding sequence ATGTTGAAATTGAACGTGCCTGACATGACCTGCGGCCACTGCGCCGGGGTCGTCACGAAAGCGATCCAGAGCGTCGACGCGGGCGCCGAGGTCGGTGTCGATCTCACGACCCAGACCGTAACCATCCAAGCCAGCTCCGACGATGCCGCTTTCACGCAGGCACTTGACGTGGCGGGCTATCCCGCCACGGTCAGCGCCGCGTAG
- a CDS encoding heavy metal translocating P-type ATPase has product MNAMPKIAAAAARQNFPIEGMTCASCVRRVEVAIAKVPGVTAASVNLATESADVSFGGAIDSDGIIAAIRGAGYDVPVEKIEIDIEGMTCASCVNRVEKAIAAVPGVKSASVNLATERATVQLLAGSTPRAAIDAAIRKAGYEPRRAEATATSAGTDSREDARNREFSNLKRDFGIAVVLTLPIFVLEMGSHIFPPLHHWLMMNVGDQPRYVAFFILATIVQFGPGMRFYKKGLPALLRLAPDMNSLVVLGSTAAWAYSVVVTFASGVLPAGTANVYFEASAVIITLILLGRVLEAKAKGRTSQAIKRLMGLQAKSARVERNGEFVDVALEDVAAGDVIQVRPGDKVPVDGVVLSGSSFVDESMISGEPIPASKGEGAEVVGGTINKTGSFKYRATKVGADTLLAQIIRMVETAQGSKLPIQALVDKVTSWFVPAVMAAAALTFAVWLFFGPEPAVSFALVNAVAVLIIACPCAMGLATPTSIMVGTGRAAELGVLFRNGEALQSLKSTDVVALDKTGTLTAGKPVMTDLEVTSGFERAKVLELVASVEAQSEHPVAAAIVAAAKDEGYSLGEVSAFEAVPGFGVSAKVGQHQIAVGADRYMARLGIAVDTFADTASRMGRQAKTPLYAAVDGRLAAVIAVSDPIKRSTPQAIRALQAMGLKVAMITGDNRRTAEAIAAQLGIDEVVAEVLPDGKVEAIKRLRAGGRVVTFVGDGINDAPALAEADVGMAIGTGTDVAIESADVVLMSGDLLGVTNAIALSKATISNIRQNLFWAFAYNASLIPVAAGVLYPVSGTLLSPMLAAGAMALSSVFVLGNAMRLKHFQAPVRATGTAGTAALAPGRVTSTARPSEEDIQALA; this is encoded by the coding sequence ATGAACGCGATGCCCAAAATAGCTGCAGCAGCAGCCAGACAAAACTTCCCGATCGAGGGCATGACCTGCGCATCCTGCGTGCGCCGTGTCGAAGTTGCTATCGCCAAGGTGCCGGGCGTTACGGCGGCTTCCGTCAACCTCGCCACCGAGAGCGCCGACGTCAGCTTCGGCGGCGCTATCGATTCCGACGGGATCATCGCCGCGATCCGCGGCGCCGGCTACGACGTGCCTGTCGAGAAAATTGAAATCGACATCGAGGGCATGACCTGCGCCTCCTGTGTGAACCGCGTCGAAAAGGCGATTGCCGCGGTTCCAGGGGTAAAATCCGCCTCGGTCAATCTCGCCACCGAACGCGCGACCGTCCAACTGCTCGCAGGCTCCACACCACGCGCGGCGATCGACGCCGCCATCCGCAAGGCCGGCTATGAGCCTCGTCGCGCGGAAGCAACGGCGACGTCGGCGGGAACCGACAGTCGCGAGGATGCCCGCAACCGCGAGTTCTCCAACCTCAAGCGCGACTTTGGGATCGCCGTCGTGCTGACGTTGCCGATCTTCGTGCTGGAAATGGGCTCCCACATCTTCCCGCCGCTGCATCATTGGCTGATGATGAATGTCGGTGATCAGCCGCGCTACGTCGCCTTCTTCATCCTGGCGACGATCGTCCAGTTTGGCCCCGGAATGCGCTTCTACAAGAAGGGCCTGCCGGCGCTGCTACGCCTTGCCCCGGACATGAACTCGCTGGTGGTGCTGGGTTCGACCGCCGCCTGGGCCTATTCGGTGGTCGTCACATTTGCATCCGGCGTGCTGCCGGCCGGCACCGCCAACGTCTATTTCGAGGCCTCAGCGGTCATCATCACCCTGATCTTGCTCGGCCGCGTGCTTGAAGCCAAGGCCAAGGGCCGCACCAGCCAAGCGATCAAGCGGCTGATGGGCCTGCAGGCGAAATCGGCACGCGTGGAACGTAATGGCGAGTTCGTCGACGTCGCCCTTGAAGATGTCGCCGCTGGCGACGTCATCCAGGTGCGCCCAGGCGACAAGGTGCCAGTCGACGGCGTCGTGTTGTCGGGTTCGTCGTTCGTGGACGAGTCGATGATCTCCGGCGAGCCTATCCCGGCCAGCAAGGGAGAAGGTGCGGAGGTCGTTGGCGGCACGATCAACAAGACCGGCAGCTTCAAATACCGCGCCACCAAGGTCGGCGCCGACACGCTGCTGGCCCAGATCATCCGCATGGTCGAAACCGCTCAGGGCTCGAAGCTGCCGATCCAGGCGCTGGTCGACAAGGTCACCTCCTGGTTCGTGCCTGCCGTGATGGCCGCCGCCGCGCTGACCTTTGCCGTCTGGCTGTTCTTCGGCCCGGAACCGGCCGTCAGCTTCGCGCTGGTCAATGCCGTTGCGGTGCTGATCATCGCCTGCCCGTGCGCCATGGGTCTCGCCACCCCGACCTCGATCATGGTCGGCACGGGCCGCGCGGCCGAACTCGGCGTGCTGTTTCGCAATGGTGAGGCGCTGCAATCCCTGAAGTCAACTGATGTCGTGGCCCTCGACAAGACCGGTACGCTCACGGCCGGCAAGCCGGTGATGACTGATCTCGAAGTCACCAGCGGTTTCGAGCGTGCGAAGGTCCTGGAACTCGTTGCTTCGGTTGAAGCTCAGTCCGAACACCCGGTTGCCGCCGCCATCGTGGCCGCCGCCAAGGACGAAGGCTATTCATTGGGTGAGGTCAGCGCTTTCGAAGCCGTGCCCGGCTTCGGTGTCAGCGCGAAGGTCGGTCAGCACCAGATTGCTGTCGGCGCCGACCGTTATATGGCCAGGCTCGGCATTGCGGTGGACACCTTCGCCGACACCGCAAGCCGCATGGGCAGGCAGGCCAAGACGCCGCTCTATGCGGCTGTCGACGGCAGGCTCGCCGCCGTGATCGCGGTTTCCGATCCGATCAAGCGTTCGACGCCGCAAGCCATTCGCGCCCTGCAGGCCATGGGTCTGAAGGTCGCGATGATCACCGGCGACAATCGCCGCACCGCGGAAGCGATCGCGGCCCAGCTCGGCATTGACGAGGTCGTCGCCGAAGTGCTGCCCGACGGCAAGGTCGAGGCGATCAAGCGCCTGCGGGCCGGCGGCCGCGTTGTAACCTTCGTCGGCGACGGCATCAACGATGCGCCGGCCCTGGCCGAGGCTGACGTCGGCATGGCGATAGGCACCGGCACGGACGTTGCCATCGAAAGCGCCGACGTGGTGTTGATGTCGGGCGACCTGCTCGGCGTGACCAATGCGATCGCGCTGTCGAAGGCGACCATCAGCAACATCCGCCAGAACCTGTTCTGGGCGTTTGCCTACAACGCCAGCCTGATCCCGGTGGCCGCCGGCGTCCTCTATCCCGTCAGCGGCACCCTGCTTTCGCCGATGCTGGCGGCCGGAGCGATGGCACTGTCGAGCGTGTTCGTGCTCGGCAACGCGATGCGGCTGAAGCATTTCCAGGCTCCAGTACGGGCGACGGGCACCGCCGGCACCGCAGCACTGGCACCCGGCCGCGTAACGTCCACGGCCCGCCCCTCGGAAGAAGACATCCAGGCCTTAGCCTAA
- a CDS encoding ABC transporter substrate-binding protein, with protein sequence MKLPSDLRWSPTRREILSGAAKLGLAATLAGAGLGSARAEAPKKGGTLRMALAGGSSGDSLDPRTYTETVARNVGVSICNQLVEITPDNKLVSELAESWETKGAQSWTIDLRKDVQFHNGKTLEAADVIYSINLHRGETSSGAKAIFNAIKDVKADGKNQLTIELEAPNADFMYAFSDYHATIVPDGFTDFKNLVGTGGYKLRVFEPGIRSIVERNENYWKPDRAHVDAVETTVMNDATARVTALRSGAADIINRVDRKIVGLMASIPNIEIVRSPGGIHWTFIALDNVKPTSDNNVRQALKYAFDREKVLDLIFKGLGTIGNDQPISPLSPYYNAELPQHQFDPDKSKFYLKQAGLGALSLDLYTSDAAFPEAIDMATIYQNGASAGGVNLNVQRRPADGYWTDTWMKKPFCMSVWLTRPIDQTFSLIYKSGASWNESYWSNEKFDKLLAEGKSALDFDKRKEIYGEMQVILNNEGPSVIPVFADFLDAKRSRVQGFEPSAVSDLSGDRVAERVWLTA encoded by the coding sequence ATGAAACTACCGTCCGATTTGCGTTGGTCACCAACGCGACGTGAAATCCTGTCGGGCGCGGCCAAGCTTGGACTTGCCGCGACCCTTGCCGGTGCCGGGCTTGGAAGCGCGCGCGCCGAAGCGCCGAAAAAAGGCGGCACGTTGCGCATGGCGCTGGCGGGCGGAAGTTCCGGCGACTCGCTGGATCCCCGGACATATACCGAAACGGTGGCTCGAAACGTCGGTGTCTCCATCTGCAACCAGCTGGTCGAGATAACGCCGGACAACAAGCTCGTCTCCGAGCTTGCCGAGAGCTGGGAGACGAAAGGCGCTCAGTCCTGGACCATCGATTTGCGCAAGGATGTGCAATTTCACAATGGCAAGACGCTCGAAGCCGCTGACGTGATCTATTCGATCAACCTGCATCGGGGGGAAACCTCTTCAGGCGCCAAGGCCATTTTCAACGCCATCAAGGACGTGAAAGCCGATGGCAAGAACCAGCTGACAATCGAACTGGAGGCGCCGAACGCGGACTTCATGTACGCATTCTCGGACTACCACGCCACGATCGTCCCCGACGGCTTCACCGATTTCAAGAATCTCGTCGGAACCGGTGGCTACAAGCTGCGCGTCTTCGAGCCGGGAATTCGGTCGATCGTGGAGCGCAACGAAAACTACTGGAAGCCTGACCGGGCGCATGTCGACGCGGTCGAGACCACGGTCATGAACGATGCGACGGCCCGCGTCACCGCTTTGAGAAGTGGTGCGGCGGACATCATCAACCGGGTTGACCGCAAGATTGTCGGTCTCATGGCTTCGATTCCCAACATCGAAATCGTACGCAGCCCCGGCGGAATTCACTGGACGTTCATCGCTCTCGACAACGTCAAGCCCACATCCGACAACAATGTGCGTCAGGCCCTGAAATACGCGTTTGATCGCGAGAAAGTCCTGGACCTCATATTCAAGGGTTTGGGCACCATCGGAAACGACCAGCCGATTTCTCCGTTGAGCCCCTACTACAATGCCGAGCTGCCGCAGCATCAGTTCGATCCGGACAAGTCGAAATTCTATCTGAAGCAAGCCGGCCTCGGTGCCCTGTCGCTCGATCTATACACTTCCGACGCCGCTTTTCCGGAGGCGATCGACATGGCCACGATTTACCAGAACGGCGCGTCCGCCGGCGGCGTGAACCTGAATGTCCAGCGGCGGCCGGCGGACGGCTACTGGACCGATACCTGGATGAAGAAGCCATTCTGCATGTCGGTATGGCTGACCCGCCCGATCGATCAGACGTTCTCGCTGATCTACAAGTCGGGCGCGTCATGGAACGAGTCCTATTGGTCAAACGAGAAATTCGACAAGCTTCTGGCGGAAGGGAAGTCGGCATTGGATTTCGACAAGCGCAAGGAAATCTACGGCGAGATGCAGGTGATCCTCAACAATGAGGGGCCGAGCGTAATTCCCGTATTCGCCGACTTCCTGGATGCCAAGAGGTCTCGCGTTCAAGGATTCGAGCCAAGTGCCGTCTCGGATCTGTCGGGCGACCGTGTCGCCGAGCGTGTCTGGCTTACGGCCTGA
- a CDS encoding GntR family transcriptional regulator, whose amino-acid sequence MKIDKLSFVDRAAAQLRLEIVHGRMLPGARLTEIDLSEQLGTGRGTVRAALSALEAEDLIVKQPYSGWSVRDISEKELWETYTLRGALEGLAARLAAIGNNRETESKLKAAFVRLEKAEQSEDRGERVDADLGFHRTIVDLAGHASLSRQYFGLSNKFEWLYRWSENHWPSRIDLTSWHRPIVEAILLGDPDAAEKAIRKHGESSLADDLRDFAELRRRSA is encoded by the coding sequence ATGAAGATCGACAAACTCAGTTTTGTGGACAGAGCCGCAGCTCAGCTTCGCCTGGAGATTGTGCACGGGCGGATGTTGCCCGGCGCGCGCCTCACCGAGATTGACCTGTCGGAGCAGCTCGGCACTGGTCGTGGCACAGTGCGCGCGGCGCTCTCCGCCCTGGAGGCTGAAGACCTGATCGTGAAGCAGCCCTATTCGGGATGGTCGGTTCGAGACATATCCGAGAAGGAGCTGTGGGAGACCTATACGCTTCGTGGCGCCCTTGAAGGCCTGGCGGCTCGCCTGGCCGCCATTGGCAACAACAGGGAAACCGAGAGCAAGTTGAAGGCGGCGTTCGTTCGCCTTGAGAAGGCGGAGCAGAGCGAAGACCGTGGCGAGCGCGTGGACGCGGATCTCGGTTTTCACAGAACAATTGTGGACCTTGCGGGACATGCCAGTCTGTCCCGGCAATATTTCGGCCTCTCCAACAAATTCGAATGGCTCTATCGCTGGTCGGAAAATCATTGGCCAAGTCGAATAGACCTCACCAGCTGGCACCGCCCGATCGTCGAAGCCATTTTGTTGGGCGATCCGGACGCTGCCGAAAAAGCAATTCGCAAGCACGGCGAAAGCAGTCTTGCGGACGATCTGCGCGACTTTGCCGAGCTGCGCCGTCGGTCAGCCTGA